A single Malaclemys terrapin pileata isolate rMalTer1 chromosome 3, rMalTer1.hap1, whole genome shotgun sequence DNA region contains:
- the LOC128834621 gene encoding trace amine-associated receptor 2-like yields the protein MSRSSGVRGAMYLFMTGVIFITVLGNLVLSWKSSISYFKQLHSPTNFLILSMAIIDFLLGFTIMPYSRDGMIISVENCWYFGITFCKVHYSFNLMLCLVSIFHLCSIAVDHLYAICYPLHYSSKITFHVIRQLLAICWTVPAAFAFGIVFSEAYASGIQGYKILVACSSLCPIVFNKLWGTVLFTVGLFAPSCVMIGIYAIFFVISKKHARVVNNMPDDANNDVRSQLSKKKDREAAMTLSIFMGMFLICWFPCFFTFLIDPFLHFTTTLVLFDALNWFGYFNSTCNPLIYDFFIHDFRKH from the exons ATGTCCAGGTCATCAGGTGTTCGAGGTGCAATGTATTTGTTCATGACTGGAGTCATCTTCATCACTGTCCTTGGAAATCTTGTCTTATCTTGGAAATCTTCAATCTCCTATTTCAAACAGCTTCACTCTCCAACCAACTTCTTGATTCTGTCCATGGCTATTATAGACTTTCTTTTGGGATTCACCATTATGCCCtacagcagggatgg CATGATCATATCTGTGGAGAACTGCTGGTATTTTGGGATCACCTTCTGCAAAGTCCACTATAGTTTTAATCTGATGCTCTGTTTAGTTTCCATCTTTCATCTTTGTTCCATTGCTGTTGATCACCTTTATGCTATCTGTTACCCACTGCATTATTCTAGCAAAATAACTTTTCATGTGATAAGGCAATTGCTAGCAATTTGTTGGACAGTGCCAGCTGCTTTTGCTTTCGGGATTGTTTTTTCAGAGGCATATGCTTCTGGAATACAAGGCTATAAGATTTTAGTAGCGTGCTCTAGTTTGTGTCCTATTGTGTTCAACAAACTATGGGGAACAGTTTTGTTTACAGTAGGTTTGTTTGCGCCCAGCTGTGTCATGATAGGGATATATgcaattttttttgtaatatCCAAAAAGCATGCGCGTGTTGTGAACAacatgcctgatgatgcaaacaATGATGTTAGAAGTCAACTTTCCAAGAAAAAGGACAGAGAGGCTGCTATGACTTTGAGTATATTTATGGGGATGTTCCTAATATGCTGGTTTCCATGTTTCTTTACATTCTTAATTGACCCATTTTTACATTTCACTACCACTTTAGTTCTGTTTGATGCTTTAAACTGGTTTGGTTACTTCAACTCTACCTGCAATCCATTAATATATGACTTTTTTATTCATGATTTCAGAAAGCATTGA